From the genome of Phlebotomus papatasi isolate M1 chromosome 2, Ppap_2.1, whole genome shotgun sequence:
gacaaattgagtcacaaaTCGCCTCCTTTTGTAGATAAGGCCCTACGACGATTTGAAGAAGCTCttcaaattcctccgaagtcatccggagaaaatcattgtgtccaaaaaaatctccacttgcgatgttgtcataaagattttcaacgaaaccatgtgaaggtcgcgttaaaAGCCAATCTCGCGCCCACACCCTCCTTTTTTTCGCTTGGCGGGTCCTTTTGGACGACACAAAAGTAGTGTACAGGAGGATAACTTCCCCTTCGTCactaaaatcacacattttcactcaaacgaCTAAAATATGCTTCAAAACCAAAatcactcatctgacaacccacATGCCATCGTAACAtagagcaattctagcaatgtgtcctggctaaatcagcgatttcgagtggttctagaagttttaatgagcaacttttcaatgtgaaattttctagtgtgataacactGTTCATTGTTTTCTTATCTTACAATCGTTGGTGGACCTCCATATTACCACTGAAGATGGAGgatagtacagtagagtcttctaaattcgaacgctcggggggtatttttgacatttctcacctcccaaattcgaacgattttttcaaaactaacgaaatttgtgtgagattaaattgtactttcaatcaaattcccgtactttctcacaagtcttagtggtaacatacttccttttcattttacacgaccataatgtatgtaaacattcaggaagaagcacataaatatgattttcattcaccaagaatacgaactttctaacataacctcacaattgacattttgaatccaaacggcgccggcgttcgaatttgagagattcagatttgagagactctactgtatgtgcATAAGATATTTCCAATACACAGCATTTCTACTTTACACCGTCTCTTCCTAGCAATTTtcttccaaacgtacgactttttttgggacaagaatttttctcaaacgtacgactttttttgggacggagggagtattataaTTGTAtcaaagtttttaatacataattatgataaaaaatgaaacataagcacaccatgaagaaaattctcttgttctttgtcagacagaaaataaattcacacagcacaaaatagaaaaaccgttgatcattcaaaaaacctaaatgtcattttgtcccccagttagccggataacgaagagtcgagtgtagatagaattcattattcatcaaatattgaaatataaatccatcattttaatcaatttatttttagtgtccaattttatccacaaagtgtccaaaataagaaactggacaaaattatgagcctttcccctatatgtcgTCGGTTGTGTCTACCTCTATAttatctgcatttttttttgtatctgcatttggtgcaagctacaatacagacgtccgctcttgcgtgaaatgctgacacaacagaaatgcagatacgacaggaTCTTTTTCGAGGATGCCTTGTAAAGAATCTCCGCTACAATAAGTACATCGGGTCTTACCACTAATTTTAATCattctaaaattaatcccacattaagaatctcacctacaataatcTCGTTTAACCTTAGAATTACTTTAATTTCtaatgaatgttttttttctcttctggaCGGAACAGGATTTGACTGATTACCTGGATTACTACAAAAGTCATCCACCCACGTAggtttgaaattttgtacaagaattttttagtgaaaaaaaatcaagaactcgattgtgaattagcaaaaaaaaaagacagagcATTAggacaatttttcatcaattattttttgttttacatatagtttaattgaattttttttgtaaatagggACAAAGAAAGCAATTTACGATCTAATTTGTTATATGCCCTTCCTCAACAGCTTCGATGAACTAATCAATGGGAAATATCCGACATATTCCGAATTGCTGGAATGGCATCGGATGGGGATTGAGTATGACCCGAAAAGTGCCAAGCCAATTATTCATGTGGATAATgatgttgatgatgatgatgatgatatgaGGATGGAGGATGATAAGACATTGTATCTAATTGAGACAAATCCATTCATTGAGTCCATTCGCAAGAAGAATATCCGGGTTGTGACACTACCGAGACTGTCCATACCCGGGGAGAATTTCCTTTCGAATTGTGCCAAAAAAGATATTCCTCTGGTTAATGTGAACATTCCAGTCAACGATAAGATCCTCATGCGTACCAATCCATTTCTCTAATGACAATACTgccaattttctttattatttttttttactaaaaataactTCCGGATATTGAAATCctcggaaaaaaaaatttgctgtGCTCTTTGACCTTTTGTTTACCAATtgagaagattaaaaaaaaaacctgaagaCTTTATATATTGTAGTAATTTAGtttattgatgaaaaattaagGCAAAAAAAACTTACGAATAAATGAAGTATTTTTCTTTGTTAATTACGATAGTTTATTTCTCATgagaaaatacaaagaggagTAGAGACAAAATGATTACTTCCAAGGAAACATTGAAGGATTTTCTTTTGATTTcagatttttataaaaaaaaatatatagtacgaaaaattgaaaaaaaaatgccctTACCATGGATGTCTATGGCGTGTCTCTGGTGGAAATTCctcaagagaaaaagaaaattaaaggaaaaaaaacacatcCAGGAATCTCTCATTTCGTGGGAATtggattttttgttgttgtaggGAAAACATCaagagagattttctttttttttttgtttttggaaaggAATCTAAAAATTGCAGATGATAAGCTTTGTGTGCTGTTGCTCTGttgcttcttcttcttttttaatcCTTGGCTGGCACCTCAATCACCCTCGGCTTATCAATAATCCTAGCCGTTCTATTCCCCTTCTCCACAATCCCAATAATCCAAGCCTGATATCCCTCCTGCTTCTCAATGTCCTTGCAATAGGCAGCAGCCTGTTCGCGCGGCAAACAAATCAACAGGCCCCCAGAAGTCTCAGCCGAATGCCCCTGGAGCAACTGGAACATATTCCCGCACGCCTTGGCCACAGCCGCCATCTTGGCAATTACGGGCAAATTGTGAATCACGAAGCTCACTTCGTTCTTCTGATGCGACGCCAATGTCTGCGCATGACCCAACAGCCCAAAGCCCGTAACATCAGTGGACCCATGGGCATTGTACTTGTGCATGAGGCGTGCAGCAATACGATTGAGACGCGCCATAGAATCCATGGCACGATGGTAGGCTTTGCGCACATCCTCCTCCGTCACCACCAATTTTATGCGATTCCAGCGTTCCGGCTGATCCAGCCACTGGTGCGCATTGACCGCCACCTGGGTGCCCAGGGGCTTTGTCAACACCAACACATCGCCCACCACAGCATTATCCGGCACAATGTACTCATTCGGCTGGCAGATGGTCGATGCCACGCCACCAATCGTACACCACGGATTCACCACACTCTGACCTCCAGTCACGGAACATCCGGCCTCCAGAGCGGAGTCCTGCAAAGAACAAACGAAACCAATGGCAATCCCAGAATTTGCTTTCTCTTCCAAGAAATTCGATAGAATTATGAAACAACTCTACAATGAATAGAGGCCAAACAGTTTGAGATACCAATTAGGGACCTTCAAGAGacacccccataagttgacccaggCATTTTGAGATATCTTCTGAGTGCTTTATAAATTAGTTCAAATCAATTATGATCAGGAACCGATTCGAGCttctcagaaattccaagaccttcctTGCGATTCCAAACTTGCTCAAATCggctgggttaacaattgtcgattAAGCAGTACGTTCTCAAATTTAGCCAACCCTGACAAAATGTAACAAATAgctttgaaaattcaacattaACAGAATTGTATTTTAAACTGACTGTGGTAACTGAGAACGCCCCGATCTTGCTCCTTCTAACTCCATTTATTGACTTTAGTTCTTTCACTATgtcttttttcatctttttgtaTAAGTAATACAAGGCAACGCAGATCATTGCTATGACCACGAAAACGAGTAGAGTTTCTAACATTCTGATTGAATTTCCGAACATCTGGTCTTCTGAAGCACTTCCACTTGCTTGATCATTATTAATTACGACAGTTTCTTTGTCTGATAACACAGTCGGTTGGCTCGCACTACCTCCCATTTTTGCTTAATTGTTTATAATTCGCTTGTTTTAcaacaaattttctgtttaataactaaaattgttaaaattatcagaaaaatcactgctgtggtgcaaaaaaatcctacgatACAGTTTTCAATAAACACTCTTTCTTCGCTCTTTCCGTTAATGATTTCCATAATTAAAACTGCAAAACCACTGTGATTCACTAATAAAATTTGTCTACGCAACTTCCACATACACATTGGCAAGGATCGCCATGTGGTACCTGAGAACGCCCCGATCTTTCTCCTTCCAACTCCATTTATTGACTCACTCCAAAAGTACAAAGTGTAATTATAATAAATCCAATAAATGCTTATTCAAATAATAATGCATCAGCATTAGGGTTCATACCTTACCATATACATGACGTAGCAAATTACAAGATGAACGCAAGACACCAATGCCCTTTCCGGAAGCGTCAATGAGAAGGGTTTAATTCAGAGTCAAACTCCTCAGTTTTCCAGAAAACTTTTTCTGGATCCCTTCTCAAACAAAAAGTTTTCTGGAAAACTGAGGAGTTTGACTCTGAATTGATCCCTTctcactgacgcttccggaaagAGCATTGGTGTCCTGCATTCATCTTGTAATTTGCCACGTCACTTTAAAATACAATTCAGTTAACCCAATCGATTTGAGCAAGTTTGGAATCGCAaggaaggtcttggaattcctgattaTCTCGAACCGGTTCCTGTTCATAATTGATTtgaactaattaaaatttttccaaaaaaagtttTCTGGAAAACTGAGGAATTTGACTCTGAATTGATTGGGTcaacaattgtcgaatgggcAGTACGTTCTCAAATTTAGCCAAGCCTGACAAAATGTGACAAATagctttgaaaattcgatattaaTTCCAAAATTCGTGCAAAACcaagtagggaaattctgtaattttcgtggcattgtcatgcGTGAGTTCGAAAAATGACAATGccaattgagcttttttttgtcatatcatatgagttcgaaaatgctattcactgattttttaatgaaatgccttagtgatattatgcaaatacagtctgtcttggttgatttgtttaacaaaatttattgtcatttgaattgccagaaatctcaaatatgtaacttctgacaatgccacgtggactgaaatggcaatgtcacggctaccgAATCGCATttccgaaaaagctctcctgagattcaaacccaatttgtcatatgacattgtcagagtgttacagaattcccctccagtagCGGAATTCCGTAATTTTCGTAGCattatcacgcgtgagttcgaaaaatgacaatgtcactcgagcttttttgtcatatcatgcaattcattgaatttttaattaaatccctttacttgatgattttatgaaaatacagtctGACGTCTGACTTGGTTGATTtgcttaacaaaattcattgtcatttgaattgacagaaatctgaaatatgtgatttctgacaatgccacgtgaactgaaatgacaatgtcacggctacagaatcgcattttcgataaagctctcctgagattcgaaaaaaattcaaaatttaagcactctttataaaatatttttcagaaaagataataataattttactgttcgaactccacggagagtaGTATTATGTATAATCCCCAATTTTTATAACTTCCATCCCCGGGGCTGCTTTTCTTGACATATCGCCACGTTTAAGACGATTTCTCCGTCTGTCCGGTCTATGTCTCAGATGATTTGTACGATTTGTACCGTTTGTCTGTTCCGGCCGATACCacgcctagaggccaaacggttagagatagtgacttgggaCTTCTGGGGGACCCAGTCCATAAGTCGACTCTTGGATTAGTATCATGTCCCTCATTCGTCCCCCCCCCCACCCCAGTCCTTTCCCTCTAAAATAAATGCgcgattttttcttttttggatgTGCCTAAGCGATCGTCCAGGTGCAAATTTTGTTCCTAATatgaaaatcccgttgaatcattcctaataacgatttttcaaggtcaaagtaaAAAACAAAAGGTCTAGAGACCATATTTCTCGATCAAATAGTATCATGTTTAGGCTTGTTAGGAACGTTGGGAAggaggtcttggaattcctgacaagcttgAGTCAATTTCAATCAGTTATATGAACCGATCGGTTATACCGGTATCTAAACGGGGGGAAGTAATGCGAcctgaggctaacgaacaagggaCGTGATCTTTCTAGGGAGGCTTGGACAAGGGAGGCTAACAACCCCTCCTCgtaagattgttacgaaaattCGCAAAGAGCCTCGGATAGGTTAGACTTTACATTACCGACCTATGCTACTTTTCTTAAGCGAGCTGACGGAGAGTCGCCAGGACTggaggttagtgcgagaggcccggtcccttaaagggacgttgcagccacctaagtaagtaatGCTAgcatgtttgggctcattggaaaggtcttggaatttacgACAAAACTGAACAGGTTCCAATCGATTTTGTATAGGTAATGAACCGATACTGTactaataactattttttatccgTACTTCAATTATTATTACTCTTTATAGGCGGCGTTTATAGGGAGACTTTTGATTCGAAACtgttctttcgaaataaaaatatctcactgagCTTTCTCGCCGTGTCATTTTGCATAGTACTCTCAGGCGCACAAAATATCGCACTGAGCTTTCTTTCAATGACATTTGCCTACCTTCTGGTGCACAAAATATCTCACTGAGCGTTTTCAGTGGAAATTGTTTACCTTCTGGCGCACAAAAATAACTCTTCCAAAGCTCAATCAGGTGTTCtttgttattgataaatataaagTGCTGTCCGTGCAGATTTTTCAAGAGTTTTCACATCTTTCACCaaggatatctttaaaaaaaaatgcctacAGTGAAATTGTTTAGTGAATTTAAGTTTAGTTAAAGTCTgccagactttctattttagtcgagacacaaatgggagtattataacagctaactgggagattttattcagacacaaacctcaaggggagattttccaagactcgcCTGTGCATAgtacagtggggtgcatttttaaaataccttCGTTTAAAAGCAGGCTTAAGGTGTATTT
Proteins encoded in this window:
- the LOC129804013 gene encoding inactive selenide, water dikinase-like protein, whose amino-acid sequence is MGDYQNVGQDALGLASVELQGNSLGLRRPFDPTAHDLEATFRLTRFADLKGRGCKVPQEVLTKLVSSLQQDYSSQEHEHSHFMHMSLPRIGIGLDCSVTPLRHGGLCLVQTTDFFYPIVDDPYMMGKIACANVLSDLYAMGVTECDNMLMLLAVSTKMTEKERDVVIPLIMRGFKDSALEAGCSVTGGQSVVNPWCTIGGVASTICQPNEYIVPDNAVVGDVLVLTKPLGTQVAVNAHQWLDQPERWNRIKLVVTEEDVRKAYHRAMDSMARLNRIAARLMHKYNAHGSTDVTGFGLLGHAQTLASHQKNEVSFVIHNLPVIAKMAAVAKACGNMFQLLQGHSAETSGGLLICLPREQAAAYCKDIEKQEGYQAWIIGIVEKGNRTARIIDKPRVIEVPAKD